The genomic segment CCAGATGGCGCCGGAAGGCCAGTTGCAGGGATCGCACGGACACGGCGGCGGCGACGGCTACGTCCGCCGGGCTGATGTCCTGGTGTGCGTTCTCCTCCATGAAGGCGATGGCCCGGCGGAGCGTCGACGCCGAGGCGTCGCGCCGGTCCTGGCGCGCCGGGTCGGTCAGCGCGGTGTTGGGGAAGACGGCGAGCGCGGCCGCCGCGAGGATGCGCGCCGCCGTGCCGAGCACCAGCGGGTGTCGGCTCGCCTCGGGATTGCCCAGCACGGCGTGGCGGACGTAGCGGGCCGTCGACCGCCAGTGCTCGGCCAGGACCGGCGAGGCCGGCTGGAGGTCGGTGAACCGGACCGGCACGGGCCGCCGCCCGGGAACGGGAAAGGCGACCTGGTGGAGCAGGCCCGTGTCCAGCTGGACCAGGAGCACCTCGCCGCAGCGCCACCGGAGCCGGTACGGATGGCCCGGGTGCGCGTTCAGGAATACGTCGCCGGGGCGGAAGGAATGCGGTTCGCCGTCGACGACGCGGTTCACCATGCTGCTCGCGCTCTGGCAGACGACAACGGAATCGATCTGCTCGACGTCGATGCGCAGATCGCCGGACTGCGCGACCCGGTCCATCCGGAACGCGCCGGCGTTGAGCCGGCGGTGGCTGAGCCGGTACCCGGCATTGCCACGGATGCGCATGCCTTGCGTGCCATACGCCTCGGAGAGGTAATGGTGAATGAGGTCGGGTCGACGGCTCCGGAAGTGATGACTGACGATGGGGCTGTGCCTCACGTCGTCCCCCTGCCGTATTTGTCCGGAGAGTGGAGCGGAAGTCGTCACCGCGGGGAGCGAGGGAATCTCACCTCTCCGGATGCTATTACCCGATGGGATTCCTGCATATCCCGAATCCCATCAATGGCTTTTGCGCTAAGCGATCAATGGCATGCCTTCCGTGCGCTTACGGGACTAGCCCGGCGTCCGCCGGTGCGGAAAAGTCGACGCCGGCTTGCTGCGGTGGTCGAGGGGGCGCAGATGGACATCGCGAATGCACGGGAGGTGGCCCGGAAGGCGGCGGCGGCGTCGCTCCGGCAGCTCACAGCGGATCATCGGGTGGCCGGGCGGCTCCGGGGACACGAGCCGACCCTGGCAACGGCGGTGCGGGAGACGCTCGAGGAGGCCCTGGGGCGTCCGTCCGACGCCGACGGCGGTGCGCTGCACGAGTTCTGCCGACGGCGGGAGTGGACGCTGGACGAGTTCGACGCGTTGGGGCATCACCTGCTCACCGCCGTGCTGGCCCAGCGCCTGGGGGTGGAGGCGCTGGTGCGGGTCGGCGCGGCGCTGACCCGGGTCCGCCGGCGACTCGCGGGGCCGGCTGCCGTCACCGCACCGGCCCGCCCGGACCGGCGGAGCCGCAACAGCGCGTCCCGCCGTTACGCCCCGCCCGCGCACCTGCCGCTCGCGCCGAGCTGGCAGTGCAGCGGCTGCGCCGCCGCCTGGCCGTGTCCCACCAAGCAGAGTCAGCTGCTCGTCGAGTTCGGCGGTACGACAGCGGGGCTCGCCGTCTATCTCGGCGCCTGCCTCGTCGCCGCCACCAAGGATCTTCCGGCCCTGCCGCCCGCCCAGGCCAGGGCTCGCTTCCTGGGGTGGCTGCCGCGCCGACGGTTCTGACCCGGCCGCCGGTCGCGCGCCCGCAAACGTTGGAAAATTTGTTCGGAAGTTGCGGCCTTCCCGCGCAGCGGGTCCGCTCGTCCCGACCGGCGGGAACTGCCCTCGGCGCTCGATCGCCGGGTCCAGCGTGGATCTCCGCTGGTGGAGCGGATTCTGGGTCCGTTCGTGTTGCCTGCGGGTTTCAAAAACTTTGCCGCAAGCTCTTGCAAAGACTTTCATGGATGGCGCATGGTGTTCGCTACCCGGGACGGCCGCCCCACCCCCGCTCACCCTTTCGAACCCACGGAAGAGGTCCCCCGACCATGCCATCCGCCAGGCCACACCCCCGTG from the Micromonospora sp. WMMA1947 genome contains:
- a CDS encoding AraC family transcriptional regulator, coding for MTTSAPLSGQIRQGDDVRHSPIVSHHFRSRRPDLIHHYLSEAYGTQGMRIRGNAGYRLSHRRLNAGAFRMDRVAQSGDLRIDVEQIDSVVVCQSASSMVNRVVDGEPHSFRPGDVFLNAHPGHPYRLRWRCGEVLLVQLDTGLLHQVAFPVPGRRPVPVRFTDLQPASPVLAEHWRSTARYVRHAVLGNPEASRHPLVLGTAARILAAAALAVFPNTALTDPARQDRRDASASTLRRAIAFMEENAHQDISPADVAVAAAVSVRSLQLAFRRHLDSTPAAHLRRIRLERAHQELRMGDPRRETVSRIATRWGFLSHSRFTAHYRSVFGIPPSRTLHD